Proteins from a single region of Belliella baltica DSM 15883:
- a CDS encoding Fic family protein, producing the protein MTWQPTSLPYSKELETKQVLKALNQAHRALAELKGVARSIPRQDILINSLSIQEAKDSSEVENIVTTHDELYRSSLGPDYYVSPQAKEVKNYISALKRGFDIVTKHGILTSNHIIEIQTVLEGNNAGFRKLSGTALKNQQTGEVVYTPPQEYDEIVTLMQNLELFINDPEMSEVDPIIKMAVIHFQFESIHPFYDGNGRTGRIINILYLVLQGLLDLPILYLSHFIIQNKSEYYMHLQEVRKTGEWEDWLLYMIQGVEQTALSTMHKVEEIKRAMMVLKNVLRENYKFYSQDLLNHLFHHPYTKIEYLQEALRISRPTAAGYLNQLAKDGVLIKKVSKPNYYINPYLTKALTP; encoded by the coding sequence ATGACCTGGCAACCTACATCACTTCCTTACAGCAAAGAACTTGAAACCAAACAAGTACTCAAAGCCCTCAACCAGGCACATCGTGCACTGGCAGAGCTCAAGGGCGTAGCTCGAAGTATTCCTAGGCAGGATATATTGATCAATTCATTATCCATACAAGAGGCTAAAGATAGTTCTGAGGTGGAAAATATAGTTACTACACATGATGAACTCTACCGATCTTCACTTGGACCTGATTACTATGTGTCTCCACAAGCCAAAGAAGTGAAAAACTATATATCTGCTCTCAAAAGGGGTTTTGACATTGTCACCAAACATGGCATTCTTACATCCAATCACATCATAGAAATACAAACTGTATTGGAAGGGAACAATGCAGGTTTTCGAAAACTATCAGGAACAGCACTCAAAAATCAGCAGACGGGAGAAGTGGTTTACACACCACCGCAGGAATATGATGAGATTGTAACGTTAATGCAGAACTTGGAGCTATTCATCAACGATCCTGAGATGAGTGAAGTAGACCCAATTATCAAAATGGCAGTTATTCACTTTCAGTTCGAAAGCATACATCCATTTTATGATGGCAATGGCCGCACAGGAAGAATCATCAATATCCTCTACTTGGTTCTCCAAGGTTTACTTGACTTGCCCATACTGTACCTGAGCCATTTTATTATACAAAATAAGAGCGAATACTACATGCACTTGCAAGAAGTAAGAAAAACAGGGGAATGGGAAGATTGGCTTTTATACATGATTCAAGGGGTGGAGCAAACTGCGCTAAGCACCATGCACAAAGTGGAAGAAATAAAAAGAGCTATGATGGTGTTGAAAAATGTCCTCCGAGAAAATTATAAATTTTACAGTCAGGATTTGCTCAACCACCTTTTCCATCATCCCTACACCAAAATAGAATATTTACAAGAGGCCCTTCGCATCAGTCGACCTACCGCTGCGGGATATCTCAATCAATTAGCCAAAGATGGCGTCTTGATCAAAAAAGTAAGCAAACCCAATTATTACATTAACCCATATCTGACCAAGGCATTGACGCCCTAA
- a CDS encoding helix-turn-helix transcriptional regulator, whose translation MSKLDSLIRQAEIIKLARRKAFDWETLENHLARKEEDLDRELIISKRTFNRDLAEINEFFGISINFDFKSGQYAIDTEESSEQNIQLLEVFDTLQLFGKRGKVPPYIFMEQKVAKGTEHFSTIMNAIEHSKKIQITYGKYWKWETEERILKPLALKEFKQRWYLLTLDEKDQFKVFALDRVHEISLNKERFKVNRQIDFEVYFQDLFGIINTPGNPVEEVVLTFTEFKGRYIKSLPWHESQEILVDDDQILTIRLRVKIEYELIAEILSHGDEVRVDAPEKLKEIVRVKGGDIAEGILFK comes from the coding sequence ATGAGCAAGTTAGATTCTTTAATAAGACAGGCTGAAATCATCAAATTAGCCAGAAGAAAGGCGTTTGACTGGGAAACCCTAGAAAATCACTTAGCAAGGAAAGAAGAAGACCTTGACAGAGAATTGATCATTTCGAAGCGTACATTCAACCGAGATTTAGCTGAGATCAATGAGTTTTTTGGCATCTCTATCAATTTTGATTTCAAATCCGGCCAATATGCCATCGATACCGAAGAAAGCAGCGAACAAAACATACAGCTCTTAGAAGTTTTTGATACCCTTCAACTCTTTGGTAAAAGAGGAAAAGTACCTCCTTATATTTTTATGGAGCAGAAAGTAGCTAAAGGCACAGAGCACTTTTCTACCATCATGAATGCCATAGAACACAGCAAAAAGATTCAAATTACCTATGGTAAATATTGGAAATGGGAAACAGAAGAAAGAATTCTAAAACCACTAGCCCTGAAGGAATTCAAACAGCGTTGGTACTTGCTGACTTTAGACGAAAAGGATCAATTCAAAGTATTTGCGCTAGATCGGGTTCACGAGATAAGCTTAAACAAAGAAAGATTTAAAGTTAATCGGCAGATTGATTTTGAGGTCTATTTTCAGGATCTGTTTGGTATTATCAATACTCCTGGTAACCCTGTTGAAGAAGTAGTCCTAACTTTCACAGAATTCAAAGGCCGCTATATCAAATCTCTACCATGGCATGAAAGTCAAGAGATCTTGGTAGATGATGACCAAATTCTAACCATCCGTCTCCGTGTCAAAATCGAATATGAATTGATCGCTGAAATACTTTCCCATGGTGACGAGGTCAGAGTTGATGCTCCAGAGAAATTAAAGGAGATAGTGAGAGTGAAGGGGGGGGATATAGCTGAGGGAATACTATTCAAATAA
- a CDS encoding Fic family protein produces the protein MTYNWQHQNWPNFHYDLEILQPLFLEFSLEWAELSGMEKGLSTDLEEETVINIMVSEAIKSSAIEGEFYSREDVMSSIKNKLGLNKTPARVKDRYSAGIAELMVEVRTSFQLPLSTEMLKNWHKILFVHSKNLLVGDWREGKEPMQVVSGSIGREIVHFEAPPSDKVAKEMELMVNWYNQANFPPINAIGSALLKSAIVHLYFESIHPFEDGNGRIGRALAEKALSQFLGKPVLMSISKIIEADKNAYYQALKDAQRGLEITDWIAYFIKVIITAQRDSKALVEFLLGKVKYFDKYKNYMDDRQTKVIERMFEAGPEGFQGGMSAKKYMSITQVSKATATRDLQYLNENGLLIQSGAGRSVRYELNLLNVK, from the coding sequence ATGACCTACAACTGGCAGCATCAAAATTGGCCTAATTTCCATTATGATTTGGAGATCTTACAGCCTTTATTTCTAGAATTTTCCTTGGAATGGGCTGAATTGAGTGGGATGGAAAAAGGACTCTCTACAGATTTAGAGGAAGAAACGGTCATCAATATCATGGTTTCTGAAGCCATAAAATCCTCTGCCATTGAGGGTGAGTTTTACAGCCGAGAGGATGTCATGTCTTCAATCAAGAATAAACTTGGACTAAACAAAACACCTGCTAGAGTAAAAGATCGCTATTCGGCTGGGATTGCTGAGTTGATGGTAGAGGTAAGAACTAGCTTTCAATTGCCGCTAAGTACAGAGATGCTAAAAAATTGGCACAAAATCCTCTTTGTTCATTCCAAGAATTTACTGGTTGGCGATTGGAGAGAAGGAAAGGAACCCATGCAGGTCGTTTCTGGATCCATAGGAAGAGAAATAGTGCATTTTGAAGCTCCACCATCAGATAAGGTGGCCAAAGAAATGGAATTGATGGTTAACTGGTATAACCAGGCTAACTTTCCCCCAATCAATGCTATCGGTTCAGCTTTGTTGAAATCAGCCATCGTGCATCTTTATTTTGAATCCATACATCCATTTGAAGATGGTAACGGAAGAATCGGCAGGGCCCTTGCAGAAAAAGCCTTATCACAATTTCTAGGAAAACCCGTCTTAATGAGTATATCAAAAATCATTGAAGCGGATAAAAATGCGTATTACCAAGCTTTGAAAGATGCGCAAAGGGGCTTGGAAATTACCGATTGGATAGCCTACTTTATTAAAGTAATCATCACCGCTCAACGGGATTCAAAAGCTTTGGTAGAATTTCTTTTGGGGAAAGTGAAGTACTTTGATAAATATAAAAACTATATGGACGACAGACAGACCAAAGTCATTGAAAGAATGTTTGAAGCAGGGCCAGAAGGTTTCCAAGGTGGAATGAGTGCTAAAAAATACATGTCCATCACTCAGGTTTCCAAAGCCACCGCAACAAGAGACCTGCAATACCTTAACGAAAATGGACTTCTGATCCAGTCAGGAGCGGGTAGATCTGTGAGGTACGAGTTGAATTTACTAAATGTGAAATAA
- a CDS encoding agmatine deiminase family protein — MITDNQTNFVFIADSLPKKYPDFAREFILKLGQENIPYGVLPNTKDVWAVDYMPIQVSESKFVRFTYKPDYLISSKIKALSISDVDSICHAIGIETVKSDIILDGGNVSRWNDKVLMTSKIFIENRQIPELELIEQLKNLLEINDLFFVPVEKGDWLGHADGMARFIASDTVLINDFSKEEQEDYIDFLSALHNSGLKWRIFPYEIYDNEDLDDAAGLYLNFLELENYLILPIFNKVTDDEAIEKAKEIFPEKQLITILSNEPAQDTGIINCLTWNIKR, encoded by the coding sequence ATGATAACAGATAACCAAACAAATTTTGTCTTCATAGCAGATTCTCTTCCCAAAAAGTATCCTGATTTTGCTAGAGAATTTATTTTGAAACTAGGGCAAGAAAATATCCCATATGGAGTTCTTCCAAATACTAAGGATGTTTGGGCTGTTGATTATATGCCAATTCAAGTTTCAGAGAGCAAATTTGTAAGATTCACTTATAAACCTGATTATTTAATCTCTAGCAAAATTAAAGCTCTGTCAATCTCAGATGTTGATTCTATCTGTCATGCAATTGGTATCGAGACTGTTAAATCTGATATAATTCTAGATGGAGGAAATGTATCTAGGTGGAACGATAAGGTATTGATGACAAGCAAAATCTTTATTGAAAACCGACAAATTCCAGAACTTGAACTTATTGAACAGCTAAAAAATCTACTTGAAATAAATGACCTATTTTTTGTTCCAGTAGAAAAAGGGGATTGGCTAGGCCATGCTGATGGGATGGCTAGGTTTATTGCTAGTGACACTGTTTTAATAAATGATTTTAGCAAAGAAGAACAGGAGGACTATATCGACTTTTTGAGTGCATTACATAACTCAGGTCTCAAATGGCGTATTTTCCCCTATGAGATATATGACAATGAAGACTTGGATGATGCGGCAGGACTTTATTTGAACTTTCTTGAATTAGAAAACTACTTAATCTTACCAATTTTTAATAAGGTAACAGACGACGAGGCAATTGAAAAGGCAAAAGAAATCTTTCCTGAGAAACAACTCATTACAATCTTAAGCAATGAACCGGCACAGGACACAGGAATCATAAATTGCCTGACTTGGAATATTAAGAGGTAG
- a CDS encoding YbjQ family protein has translation MRSAILVSSTERLEGYEIEKYFELISTNVVLGTNFFSDIGASFTDFFGGNSEIYQSKLEKIYKVAIDKLKNKAATFNANGIIGVRIDFDEISGGGKSMFMISVSGTAVKLKLLKKVDLVKENNSSFTSDELDVMSRKIATKLKVDQNQTLGSSDWEFLIENSLEDLIPNLVESYFKLVKDYPYSDQLKIYKGYLTVLLRQSTPELVENTLYGMYASNPEIISQLIIECEVFSPSLTIDLIESGKIHYAIAILEAKKSFYTADDYTKMVEILVLLTSLPDTGKIEVVKGMLGSKEKFICDKGHQSPPDLVYCTECGRNIKGVTKGEEIAINQFSMKIEALEELFKTKT, from the coding sequence ATGAGATCAGCAATTCTAGTTTCCTCAACTGAAAGACTTGAAGGTTATGAAATTGAAAAGTATTTTGAATTGATTTCTACAAATGTTGTCTTAGGTACAAACTTCTTTTCAGATATAGGAGCATCATTTACTGACTTTTTTGGAGGGAACTCCGAAATATATCAAAGCAAACTCGAAAAAATTTACAAAGTGGCTATTGATAAGTTGAAAAATAAAGCAGCAACGTTTAATGCTAATGGAATCATTGGAGTAAGAATAGATTTTGATGAGATTTCAGGAGGCGGTAAATCAATGTTTATGATCTCTGTATCTGGTACTGCCGTGAAATTGAAACTTTTAAAGAAAGTTGATTTAGTAAAAGAGAATAATTCGTCTTTTACATCAGATGAACTTGATGTGATGTCTAGAAAGATAGCCACCAAACTAAAAGTAGATCAAAATCAAACTCTAGGTAGCAGTGACTGGGAATTTTTAATTGAGAATTCATTAGAAGATCTTATTCCAAATTTGGTGGAATCATATTTTAAACTGGTTAAGGATTACCCATACTCAGACCAATTAAAAATTTATAAAGGTTATCTAACTGTATTGCTGAGACAGAGCACTCCAGAATTAGTTGAGAATACACTTTATGGAATGTATGCTTCAAACCCTGAAATTATTTCACAATTAATTATTGAATGTGAGGTGTTCTCACCTTCCTTAACAATCGATTTAATTGAATCAGGAAAAATTCATTATGCTATAGCAATTCTTGAAGCCAAAAAGAGTTTTTATACAGCTGATGATTATACTAAAATGGTTGAAATCTTAGTCCTGTTAACCTCTTTACCTGATACGGGTAAAATTGAGGTAGTAAAAGGAATGTTGGGTTCGAAAGAAAAATTCATTTGTGACAAAGGTCATCAAAGCCCACCGGATTTAGTTTATTGCACTGAATGCGGTCGTAACATAAAAGGTGTTACCAAAGGAGAAGAAATAGCCATAAATCAATTCTCAATGAAAATTGAGGCTTTAGAGGAGTTATTCAAAACTAAAACCTAG
- a CDS encoding STAS-like domain-containing protein, translating into MLIRVAHIVKETFTNQAGHDFYLHLKEVLKKGETIEVSFKDASAPSSSFLNSSFGALIEEIGLQEFLSLVKPRELTPTQAQMLKYYIQGFKSDSTKH; encoded by the coding sequence ATGTTGATTAGAGTTGCACATATCGTCAAGGAGACCTTTACCAATCAAGCTGGACATGATTTTTATCTCCATCTTAAAGAGGTATTAAAAAAAGGTGAAACCATTGAAGTTTCTTTTAAAGACGCATCTGCGCCTTCTTCATCATTTTTAAACTCTTCTTTTGGGGCTCTAATTGAAGAAATTGGCTTGCAAGAATTTCTAAGTTTGGTCAAACCTAGAGAGCTGACACCAACGCAAGCGCAAATGCTAAAGTATTATATTCAAGGGTTTAAATCAGATAGTACTAAACATTAA
- a CDS encoding DUF7149 domain-containing protein, protein MNHKFLKPRQALNKAFLKVKPVRTQIEVFKGNLIRLFDQINESESEEFHKNLVSDFLKRTYYEPDFSINTKGRNDMVIHNGKDAKSPVGVILETKKPTNKSEMISFLKARPQSSQADITLTPRPSLGDKTLTPQPPLPEGEGEKPPISASTSGMRVNLNVKSFQELILYFLRERITQNNLEVKHLVVTNIYEWFVFDASVFEKAFAQNKTLVKDFKAFEEGRLSGNTTDFFYKEIASREINNLEGELPFTYFDLRNYDKPLRNADKKDDVKLIALFKLLSPEHMLKLPFSNDSNNLDKRFYSELLHIIGLTETKEGGKKLIGRNKEGERNTGSILEDAIIQLDSLDKISRLSQPSQFGKTHQERLFNVALELSITWINRILFLKLLEAQLFTYHKGDKSYSFLSLDKIKNYDDLNSLFFQVLARKFEDRNPDVKALFEKVPYLNSSLFEPTDIEHSTLFISNLRDDKLIPIISSTVLKNEQGKKRTGKLSTLEYLFEFLNAYDFSSEGSEDIQEDNKTLINASVLGLIFEKINGYKDGSFFTPGFITMYMCRETIRRAVVQKFKESGFKISEDLELSESLDQIYDQIEDRKQANEIVNSIKICDPAVGSGHFLVSALNEMIAVKNDLKILQDRNGKRLKEYQVEVVNDELIVTDEEGELFEYNPSNKESQRIQETLFHEKQAIIENCLFGVDINPNSVKICRLRLWIELLKNAYYKQDLAGFENLTGLRALETLPNIDINIKCGNSLVSRFAIDADLSEALKKSKFSIDSYRMAVTTYRNAQSKEEKREMERLIAEIKSDFRSEIANNDPKIKRKAKLGGELYNLTMQTGLFEVSAKEKKERKKKVEKIEAELEKLSTEIEEIKSNKIYENAFEWRFEFPEVLNESGDFVGFDVVIGNPPYGALFNESEKEFIKNNYQYSDYQFDIYMTFFELSFHLLKEFSQLCFIVPNTWLLNLKTPNIRKLLFTCFNTYNVRAYSFPVFEEAVVDTIIVSAVKLVDSISSMSVQIIDKNGDKIENHFSNKLLAENYHSHINIYLTDFASKIDFKFSTLLKLDNVAKITQGTKPFQKGKGKPKQDEKTMQEKPFVQSFKKDHTFRPLLRGSLINKYVITWNDNYYISFGDWLAEPRYSANYDAPIKIVIRQTGSSLISTIDNRQFVVRDNLYTIISTNNEFSEYVLLALLNSNLLNWYYQNIINNEVGEALAQVKRGHLEILPMPNYNETVFKNICNLIQQILELKQADNSADIKELENQIDQLVYELYGLTEEEIRIVEGGEG, encoded by the coding sequence CTTAAACCTAGGCAAGCCTTAAACAAAGCTTTTTTAAAAGTAAAACCCGTAAGAACCCAAATTGAGGTCTTTAAAGGGAATTTAATCAGACTATTTGATCAAATCAATGAATCGGAATCAGAGGAGTTTCATAAGAACCTCGTCTCTGACTTTCTTAAAAGAACGTACTACGAACCAGATTTTTCTATCAACACCAAGGGTAGAAATGACATGGTTATCCATAACGGAAAAGATGCCAAAAGTCCGGTTGGGGTGATATTGGAAACCAAGAAACCTACCAACAAAAGTGAGATGATTAGTTTTCTGAAAGCGCGGCCTCAGTCGTCACAAGCGGACATTACCCTCACCCCCCGGCCCTCCCTTGGTGATAAAACCCTCACCCCCCAACCCCCTCTCCCTGAAGGAGAGGGGGAGAAACCCCCGATTTCGGCGTCGACTTCGGGGATGAGGGTGAATCTCAATGTCAAATCCTTTCAGGAATTGATCTTGTACTTTCTAAGGGAAAGAATCACCCAAAACAACCTTGAAGTCAAACACCTTGTGGTGACCAATATCTATGAATGGTTTGTGTTTGATGCTTCAGTTTTTGAGAAAGCTTTTGCGCAGAACAAGACTTTGGTGAAGGATTTTAAGGCTTTTGAAGAAGGTAGGTTATCGGGAAATACTACGGATTTTTTCTACAAGGAAATTGCATCCCGTGAGATCAATAATCTGGAAGGTGAATTGCCTTTCACGTATTTTGACTTAAGGAATTATGATAAACCGCTTAGAAATGCGGACAAAAAAGATGATGTAAAGCTGATTGCACTTTTCAAGCTGCTTTCACCAGAACACATGCTTAAGCTGCCATTTTCCAATGACAGTAATAACCTCGATAAGCGGTTTTACAGCGAATTATTACATATTATCGGCCTAACAGAAACCAAAGAAGGTGGTAAAAAGCTGATTGGTAGAAATAAGGAAGGTGAGAGAAATACAGGGAGTATTCTGGAAGATGCGATCATTCAGTTGGATAGTTTGGATAAAATCAGTCGATTGTCTCAGCCATCTCAGTTTGGGAAGACCCATCAAGAACGACTTTTCAATGTAGCCCTTGAGCTTTCTATCACTTGGATCAACCGAATTCTGTTTCTTAAGCTGTTGGAAGCGCAACTCTTTACTTATCATAAAGGAGACAAGTCTTACTCCTTTCTTAGTCTTGACAAAATCAAAAACTATGATGATCTAAACAGCCTTTTCTTCCAGGTGTTGGCAAGGAAATTTGAGGATAGAAACCCAGATGTCAAAGCACTTTTCGAGAAAGTCCCTTACCTCAATTCATCGCTTTTTGAGCCAACTGATATTGAGCATTCAACTTTGTTTATCAGTAATCTGAGGGATGATAAATTGATTCCGATCATTTCTTCTACTGTACTGAAAAACGAGCAGGGGAAGAAAAGAACAGGCAAACTGTCTACCCTAGAATACCTCTTTGAGTTCTTGAATGCTTATGATTTCAGTTCCGAAGGTTCCGAAGATATTCAGGAGGACAATAAAACGCTGATCAATGCTTCTGTTCTAGGATTGATTTTCGAGAAGATCAATGGCTACAAAGATGGCTCTTTCTTTACTCCGGGTTTCATTACCATGTATATGTGTAGGGAGACGATTCGGAGGGCTGTGGTTCAGAAGTTTAAAGAATCAGGATTTAAAATTTCAGAAGATTTAGAACTTTCAGAAAGTCTAGATCAAATCTATGATCAAATAGAAGACCGGAAACAAGCCAATGAAATCGTCAATAGTATCAAAATCTGTGATCCTGCCGTAGGTTCTGGACACTTTTTGGTATCTGCACTCAATGAAATGATTGCGGTGAAAAATGACTTGAAAATCCTGCAAGACCGAAATGGCAAGCGGTTGAAAGAATATCAAGTAGAAGTAGTCAATGATGAACTGATCGTGACTGACGAAGAGGGTGAGCTCTTTGAATACAATCCATCTAACAAAGAAAGCCAACGCATTCAAGAGACCCTGTTTCATGAAAAACAGGCGATTATAGAAAATTGTCTGTTTGGAGTAGATATCAACCCCAACTCGGTAAAGATTTGTCGATTGAGATTGTGGATTGAGTTGTTGAAGAATGCTTACTACAAGCAAGACCTGGCAGGTTTTGAAAACCTGACAGGTCTTAGAGCATTGGAAACCCTGCCAAACATCGATATCAATATCAAATGTGGAAACTCTCTGGTCAGTCGCTTTGCGATAGATGCAGATCTGAGTGAGGCGCTGAAGAAAAGTAAGTTTTCCATAGACAGCTATCGCATGGCGGTGACGACTTATCGAAATGCCCAAAGCAAGGAAGAGAAGAGAGAGATGGAACGACTGATTGCAGAGATCAAGTCTGACTTTCGCTCTGAGATAGCCAACAATGACCCTAAGATCAAGCGTAAAGCGAAACTTGGTGGTGAGCTTTATAACCTTACCATGCAAACTGGTTTATTTGAGGTATCAGCCAAAGAGAAAAAGGAGCGAAAAAAGAAAGTAGAAAAGATAGAAGCCGAACTGGAAAAGCTCTCTACCGAGATCGAAGAGATCAAAAGCAATAAGATCTATGAAAATGCCTTTGAATGGAGGTTTGAGTTTCCTGAGGTATTGAATGAATCGGGGGATTTTGTGGGTTTTGATGTGGTGATTGGGAATCCGCCTTACGGTGCATTATTTAATGAATCAGAAAAAGAATTCATAAAAAATAATTATCAGTATTCTGATTATCAGTTTGATATTTATATGACATTTTTTGAGCTTTCATTTCATTTGCTCAAAGAATTTTCGCAATTATGTTTCATTGTTCCTAATACTTGGTTACTCAATTTAAAAACACCAAATATCAGAAAACTACTTTTTACTTGTTTCAACACTTATAATGTAAGAGCATACAGCTTTCCTGTATTTGAAGAAGCTGTAGTTGATACCATAATTGTAAGTGCAGTAAAATTAGTAGATTCAATAAGCTCAATGTCTGTCCAAATAATTGACAAGAACGGAGATAAAATTGAAAATCACTTTTCAAATAAATTACTTGCCGAAAATTATCATAGTCACATAAACATTTATTTAACAGACTTTGCTTCAAAGATTGATTTTAAGTTTTCTACTCTTCTAAAACTTGATAATGTTGCGAAAATTACTCAGGGAACAAAGCCATTTCAAAAAGGAAAAGGTAAGCCGAAGCAGGACGAAAAAACAATGCAAGAGAAACCATTCGTTCAGTCATTCAAAAAGGATCATACTTTTAGACCATTGCTTCGAGGCAGCTTGATAAACAAATACGTAATAACCTGGAATGATAATTATTATATCAGTTTTGGAGATTGGTTAGCTGAACCCAGATATTCTGCTAACTATGATGCACCCATTAAGATTGTTATTCGTCAAACAGGAAGTTCTCTGATATCCACTATTGATAATCGTCAATTTGTTGTAAGGGATAATCTTTATACAATTATTTCCACAAACAACGAGTTTTCTGAGTACGTGCTTTTAGCTTTATTAAACTCAAATTTATTGAATTGGTATTATCAAAACATAATAAACAATGAAGTTGGTGAGGCATTGGCACAAGTCAAAAGGGGGCATTTAGAAATATTGCCAATGCCCAATTACAATGAAACAGTTTTTAAAAATATATGTAATCTAATTCAACAAATTTTAGAATTGAAACAAGCTGATAATTCAGCCGACATTAAAGAATTAGAAAACCAAATCGATCAATTGGTTTATGAACTTTATGGGTTGACAGAGGAGGAGATTAGGATAGTGGAAGGGGGTGAAGGGTGA
- a CDS encoding helix-turn-helix domain-containing protein, with the protein MKWDKIITTEQEYENALKRLSLIFDDNPDSPEGMEAELLVTLIDKYEKEHYSIALPEPITAIKEAMEMKGLKDKDLIPAIGSKTTVSLVLNRKRALTIDMIRNLHELLGLPVEVLIQPYELNGSQEMVK; encoded by the coding sequence ATGAAATGGGATAAAATCATCACCACGGAGCAGGAATATGAAAATGCTTTAAAGAGACTCTCTTTAATATTTGATGACAATCCAGATAGTCCTGAAGGAATGGAAGCAGAGCTATTGGTGACGCTGATAGACAAGTATGAAAAAGAGCACTATTCTATCGCTTTACCTGAGCCTATCACTGCTATCAAAGAAGCCATGGAAATGAAAGGGCTTAAAGACAAAGACTTGATCCCTGCTATTGGCAGTAAGACTACTGTAAGCCTTGTACTCAACCGTAAACGAGCTTTGACTATAGACATGATCAGAAACCTTCACGAACTTTTAGGATTGCCAGTAGAGGTGTTAATTCAGCCTTATGAATTGAATGGCAGTCAGGAGATGGTGAAATAA
- a CDS encoding type II toxin-antitoxin system HigB family toxin, protein MKNIIALRNLVKFYEKHPDAKASLETWISITKGADWQKSMDVVKDFPDADPVKNNRVVFNIARNKYRLIVQISYVRQWVFIKFIGTHTEYDKVDANTVDQF, encoded by the coding sequence TTGAAAAACATCATTGCTTTAAGAAATCTGGTAAAATTCTATGAAAAGCATCCCGATGCGAAGGCCAGTCTTGAAACATGGATATCCATTACAAAAGGAGCTGATTGGCAAAAGTCAATGGATGTAGTCAAAGACTTTCCTGATGCAGACCCGGTCAAAAACAATCGTGTGGTATTCAATATCGCAAGAAATAAATACAGGCTAATCGTACAGATTAGTTATGTAAGGCAGTGGGTATTTATCAAATTTATTGGCACACATACCGAATATGATAAAGTTGATGCCAATACAGTTGACCAGTTTTAA